A segment of the Candidatus Nitrososphaera gargensis Ga9.2 genome:
CCTTGGCTATGAGTACAAGAACCTTGTGCTATTAGCACTTGTATGTAATTTATACAGACTAGGCAGAAAACACGACTAGCTTAGTTTGATGGTGATCAGATTTTGTTTATGAACGAGCCTTCATCAAAAATAGTACTACATCTTTCGCGGTGCCAATATTTTGAATTCTCCCACAGCTTTAGCATAGGGTGCTTGCAATAAGGGCAACAGGCGGCGGTACTTTCCTTTGACCTAGGGATAAGAGCCATATTATTATTGCTTGCTCCTTCTTTTTCTAATAATGGATAGGTTGTAAAATCTTGACAACAGAGTCTCATGATAGACAAATCATCAACGAAATTTTTTTGCTGATTGATAAACAACCATGCGCCTTTACGGCCTGATTCCACGACTCATTATTACCGACCCGTCGTTTCCTGCACTTTTGGAAGGGCGATCAAACAAGCCTACTTGCAGGTATGAAGCAACAGGGGCCGCCACAGATGATCGAGTATATACATCCACAATCTATGATAATTGCTTAAATATTCTTGAGCCATATTCTCTTTCAATGCGCCTTGCGTTCATCGTGGCAGCTGCTGTAGGAATCGTCGCAGTAGCCCTGATCGCAATGTTTGCCTCTGCACTTCCGACAAAAGATTATGACCTGAGCGTGGATGCGCTCAAGGACGAGCAGTCGCTTTATACCAATAGCCGCGTTATAGTCAAAAACATCGGCAGGCTGCCGCTCACAAATGTACTGGTAGATTATGGCGGTGGCCAAAAGGAACCGGTAATACCGGTACTCCAGCCGGGCAAAACCATGAACTTCTCTCCCCCGGAAGGGGTGCAACTGGACCGCGTCACGGTCACAGCCGAGCCCGGGATAGAGATAGTGCAACCATATCGCAGCCCGATAAAGCTGCCTGGCATGATAGGCTCCTGACTGCGTTTAAATAATGTGAAGACAAGTACCTGACTGGGATGCAAGAAAGGGATGCTCACTCTGACAGTGAAATAATAAAGTTCTATGATCTGAAGAACATTGCAGTGGTTGGTATGTCCAAGAACGAGGGCAAGGCCGCACACTATGTTCCAAAGTACCTTATAGACCATGGCTACAACGTTATACCGGTAAACCCGACTGCAAGCGAAATCCAAGGGCGCAAGTCGTATCCTTCAGTCAGCAGCGTGCCACACAAGGTAGATATCGTTGATATTTTCAGGCCGTCGGAGGACGTGCCTGCAGTTGTAGAGGATGCCCTGAAAAAGGAGGGCATCAAGGTGATCTGGATGCAGGAAGGCATCTACAGCAAGGAGGCCGAGCGCATGGCTAAGGAAAAGGGCATAGAGGTGGTCTACAACAGGTGCATGCTAGCAGAACACGAGCGATTGTTCGGAGACTAGGTTAAATTATTATCCTATTCAACATTGAATAATGGCTGAATGTCAATAGACAGGGTATTGGAGCGAATCATGCTGGTTCTGGAAGAGCTGGAGCGCAGTGAAAAGATCTCGACCAAAGTTGGCGTTGACAGGGACGCTGGCATTATCCGGATCTACGGCGAAGGCTCGGACTATATCAATCGCGCTTCTTCAGGGCTGGAAGAAATGCTTGAGCTTGCCTACACCACGGCAGAGCACCATCCATATTGGGCGGTGCTGTATCACGCAGCTGAAATTTCAAAGGCGGCTCTCGAAAAATGGGAATCCGAGCTCACGGCCGACCAGATAAGCGAAATGTCGTGGCGTTGCGACGAGATTAAGGTGGCTCTTGAAAGGCTGTCAGGCAAATAATAAGGTCCGAGATAAGTATGGGCACGTGACCTACATACAAGTCCTTTTAAAAAGGAAAAATGAGTCGTAGTGCAGTGAGCTCTGCCAATATCAAGTGCCCTATCTGTAGCAAGACGCTAGAGACAGCTGAATACGAGCATGTAAAGGAGCAGCTTGGAAAGAGCGTTTCCCAAAAGTATCGCGAACAGCTAAGGAAGGAAAGACAGGAGCATGCCGACAGGCTTGCTCGATTCAAGAAGGAGCAGCAAAAACGCATACAGGCCATGGCAAAAAGGCAGCAAATCGGGAAAAAGTTGTTGCAGAAAAGGCTGAGCGAGCAGGCAAGGGTTAGCAAGGAGCGCTACAAGCGCGGTCTTGTACAGCTCAAGAAGAACTACCAGATGCAGCTTGAGCACTTGCGCGAATTCTACGGCACCCAGAACGCTGCACTCCAGAACGAACTAAAGGCTTCCTTTGCAAGCCAGCTAGAGGCAATGAAAAAGAACTATGAGAGTCTCTCAGCAAGCAATCAGCAGCAGCTTGAGACTCTACAGAAGTATCTGGAAGACAAGTTGGTGGGCGAATTGAGGGAAAAGGTCAGCCAGCTTGAGCAGGACAAGCTGGCTACTGAGCTACGGCTTGCCGAAGTGGTGCGGCAACTTGATGAACGTAATGCCGAAATCGTGTCAATGAAAGAACGGCTACCCAACATGGATACCTTAACACCCGAAGAACATGAAGTCGATCAGATCACTAGTGAAGCCCCAGAGCAGGCGGCCAACCAAGAGCTGATCAAGATGGTAAGGGAAGTGGCCCAGCAACAGGAGCTTGGCGAACTAAAGGAACTTGAAGAAGGGGGAGAAGAAGATGGCGACCAAGAAGAGGAAAAACACAGGTTCTGGGGATCAAAAGCAGGCAAGAGGTTCGGCCTATTTTAAGAAAATCTTATCCGTTAGTAACGCCATAATAACTTCATGCAAGTTTCAATCCCTGTTTCAAAGCAAAAGAGGTCTGTGCTGGCAGGAAATCCTGCGTTCTTGATTCACGCATCGCTCCTTGGCGGGTTCGTAGCCCTTGTAGGGTACTTTGCAGTAATTGGTTGCCACCACGTGCGCTGATCAGAGTATATATAAATAATAACAAAGAGTGGAAAACCCATGATAAAGATAGGGCTGATTGGTAAGACAAACACTGGCAAGACGACGTTCTTTAATTCGGCCACCTTGCTGTCTGCTGAGATTTCCAACTACCCGTTTACCACAAAGCAGCCAGCAATAGGCAACGCGCATGCAATCACACTCTGCGTCCACAAGGAATTCAATGTGCAGGATCAGCCCAAGAACTCGCGATGCATAGACGGCTGGCGCTTTATCCCTGTTGAGCTAGTGGACCTGCCTGGCCTTATCAAGGGCGCGTGGGAGGGCAAGGGGCTTGGCAACCAGTTCCTCACCATAGCCGCACAGTCCGACGTGCTGCTCCATATTGTCGACGCATCTGGGAGCATCGACGCATCAGGCAAGATCGCCGAGCCAGGATCGGGAGATCCTATAGCAGACGTCGCAGACATTGAAGAGGAGCTTGTCATGTGGTACCTGAAGCTCTTGGAGGGGAACCGCGACAAGATATCACACGCCATCAGCACCGGCACGGAAACAGTGCCTGCCATAACCGAAGTATTTCGCGGCATAGGAGTCAGAGAAGAACATGTCAAGCTGGCCCTTGCACAGAACAACCTGACGGATGTCCCATTTGAAGACTTTGGGCCACAGGAGAGCAAGGACTTTTGCTGGAGCCTGCGCGATATTTCAAAGCCAACGTTGATCGTGGCCAACAAGGTAGACCTGCCGACAGCTACAGAGAACTTTAACAGGCTTCGGGAGGAATACAAGGATGTCATTGTCGTGCCGGCAAGCGCAGACGCAGAACTTACGCTCAGGCGAGCAGAGAGCAAGGGGATAATCCGCTACCTGCCCGGGGACGAGCGCTTTGAAATAAACGACCAGACAAAGCTCAACGACAAGCAAAAGTGGGCGCTTAACTTCATCAGAAAGGATATCCTTGGGGAGTACATGCGCACTGGCGTCCAGTTTGCAATAAACGTAGCCGTGTTCAAGCTGCTAAAGATGAATGCCGTCTATCCAGTTGCAGACGCGCAAAAGTTTTCAGACAAGCACGGCAACGTGCTGCCAGATGTCTACCTAATGAGGTCCGGCTCGACCGTCGAGGACTTGGCGCGTGAGATACACAGCGAGCTGGCAAAGGGCATACTTTACGCGCTTGACGCTAGAGATGGCCTCAGGCTGCCTACCAACTACCAGCTTAAGGACCGCGATGTGTTGTCGATAGTATCTGCAAGGACAAAGAAAAAGTAAGTGATCATAATGGCAGACCTGGTGCACCAAATCGAAGGCATACTGCGGAAGGACCCCTCAAGGATGTACTCAAAGGAAGAGATCCTGAACCTCCTTGCGCCAATAAAGAAGGACGAAGAGATCGAGCGCCTGCTGGCCGAGCTTGAAGTTTCAAGTTCGCTCAAGGAAAGCAAGTCTGATGTATACGCAACTTGCAGGGGCGGTACTGTATACTACAAATGGAACAAGACCTAGTCTTCTTCTTCCTGCGGAAAGACTGCGATACTCTTCAAGGAAGAATAGATTGACAGGTACCTCATGCCTTTTTCGGTGGTTCTGTAGGCCACGTGCCTCTTGTCCTCGTCTGCTAGCTCTGTTATCAGCTTCTTCTCTATCAGGACATCGAGGTACTGCCTCAGCTGGCCGCTTGTAAGGTTGGCGCGAGTGAGAAGTTTTGTCTTTGTTATGCCGCCGTTAGCAGCTTCCAGAATAATGGCCATGATGTCTGGCCTGCTACGGTTCTTCACAGAGAGGAAAAGACATCTGACGATATAAATCATAATTGAAGCAAGTTAGCAGACAAGCTAGTGGAATTAGTTTGATCAGTATATTACCTGCTGCTGTGCCATAATGCCCAAATGCCACAGCCTGAAGCATTCGTTTCGCTGCTCAGGTCCGAGCCCGGCTATATCTCCGGTCAGGCACTTGCAAAAAAGGCCGGCATCTCAAGGAGCGCTGTATGGAAGCAGATAAGGATGCTCCGCAGGTATGGCTATACAATCGAATCCAGGCACGGACTGGGCTATAGGCTTGCTGGCCAGACGGACCTTCCTGTTCCCTGGGAGCTGGCAAGGGTTCTTCGCACTTCATTTATTGGCAAGCACGTCGTCTACAAAGAGACAACTGACTCGACCCAAAATATTGCAATTTCACTTGCAGACAGGTCCGACTCGCACGGCACCGTAGTAATTGCAGAGCAGCAAAAAAGCGGGCGAGGCAGGCAAAAGAGAAAATGGCTGTCGCCAAAGGGAGGCATATGGCTATCTGTGGTATTGAAGCCGGGCATACCCACTGCCAAAATAACGCTCCTACCGTTTGTAGCGGCGCTTGCAGTGTGCGACGCAATAAAGAATGCAACAGGGCTTGATGCGCGGCTAAAATGGCCAAACGATGTCATGATCTCGGGCAAGAAGGTGGCCGGCATACTGCTTGACATCAGCGCAGAGGCGGATCAGATCAACTATGCAGTGATTGGCATAGGCATAAACGCAAACGTTGACTCTGCGGCAATCTCGGCGCGCCTTGACGGGACAAAGATCACTTCAATAAGTGATGAGCTTGGGCACAGCACAAGCAGGTTGGATCTTACAAGGTCGCTGCTTGAGAATCTTGAGCACTATTACTTGGAGATGGAGCAGCAAGGTGTGGGCACAATTCTGCAAAAATGGAAGAAGCGATCCGACATGCTGGGCCGCAAAGTCGCAGTGGTGCAGAACAACAATAAGATAATTCAAGGCATGGCTACAGACATTAACGATGACGGGTCGCTTTTGCTCAAGACAGATGTGGGCGACGTAAATGTTGTTTCTGGCGACATACATGTCAGATACTAGCACGTAAAATCAAGGCGCTTTGCATACTATCGCAATATCGTTTACGTTGGTACCGGTATATCCAGTGAAAATAAGAGAGCGCAACCTCTTGAAGGCATGATAGCTATCATGGTTGTCGAGATACTTTTTCAGATTCATCTTTTTGGCATTGGTGATTGTCTTTGGCGACACTAGTGCGCCAGCCGCATCAGAGTTGCCGTCGATGCCATCCGTCCCCATGAACGCTGCCGCAACATCATGCTGCCGTCGCAGCTCCATCATATACGCCATGGCTGCTTCTTGGTTCCTGCCGCCAGTGCCGCTCTTGGATTTGTTCAACCTGACGATGGTTTCGCCGCCAGTCACTATGGCGAAAGGCTTGCTATTACTAAGGTCTGATGCAAGCCGTGCTAGAAATGTGCCAAAATCTCTGGCTTCTCCGTCAAATTCTGATCCAAGGTGTACTGCCTGCACTTTGCGTTTCTTCAGATAACTGATCGCGCTTGTACATGCGATAGTATTGTTGCCGATCAGCATGTTGTGGACATGGGAAAACACTGGATCCTGTGGCTTGGGCGTTTCTTCAATATTTCCCTTGGCACCATCAGCAATATGTGCAAGCGCGGCATCTGGATCCTTGATGCGGTATTTCTTTAGTATTTTCAGAGCATCTGCAAAGGTGGATCTATCAGCACAGGTTGGGCCTGAAGCGATCACCTCAAGATCATCGCCTACTACATCAGACAGAATCAATGAAACAACGGTGCATGCACCATCGATGTGACGCAGCAGCTGACCTCCCTTGACGGCAGACAGGTGCTTGCGTACAGCATTGATCTCGTGAATGGATGCGCCTGAGCGCATGAGCAGGTTTGTGATCTTCTGCTTGTTGGCCAGAGAAACGCCGGGCGCAGGGAGCGGCATTAGTGCCGAGCCGCCGCCCGAGATCAGGACAAAGATCAGATCGTTTTTCTGCACTTTCTTCAGAACATTTAGGATCTTTTTTGTGCCTTCCATGCCGGATCTATCGGGCACCGGGTGCGATGCATATGTGATTGAGATTCCTTTGATCTTTGCCTTGATGCCATAAGGAACAGTGATCGCGCCGCCAGCCATTCTGTCCTGCAACATTGGGACAAGGGCGCCTGCCATGCCTGCTGTGGCCTTGCCTGCGCCGACGATATATACGCGGTCGAAGTTCCGCAATCTGATGATCTTGCCGTTAATGTCGCGCACAGATAGTTCCTTTTCAAATTTTACTGCATGCTTTACAAGGGCCGCAGGCATGACGCTGTCAACAGCGGCTTCTAGGGCTCCAAGGACCAAGTGGGATGACCTGTCGCTGTGGAAGGTGGTCAGCTCGCGTTTGTTCGTAATCAATCACTTGACAAGAGCTTGCGGCCTTAATTTTCTTTTAGACGGTGAATATCTTTTCCTCACACTATCTTGTTCCTTTGCAAAAAGAGTCCCATTACGCAGTTCATCCGTCACAACATACTAAAGCCGCGTTATAATAGTTCGTTTTGTTCTAGCAGTCAGACAGGGTAGCGAAGAATAATGATTGGCTGCAATATTTATACTAAATATGTTGAAGTATACCTTTCCGTAATCTATATTCTGTTTTTCTTTATCGTGTAGAGGCAAAAGTCGCATTCTTCGCATACGTAGTAAAGGTTGTCAAAGTCGGAACACAACACCATGCTATCATGGCAACGCGGACATTCTATTTCGTGTTCCAGAAATTCTACCTGCTTCTCTTCCTCTTGGATGGCCGTATTCTCTGCAATTACCTTTTCTGCTTCCAGTTTTGGTTCCATGAAAGCAGTATCTTGGCAGTTGTTTTTAAGGTCTGGAACACCCAAAGGGGAGGGGGTATCCGTCTGGCAGCATGCCAGACAAGATGCACAAACCTGCAAATTCTGGATAGCCTTAAGATGCCTTTTTACCTTTCATATACACTCTAGCAATTATTTTATCAAAAAATGATTTGGACATTGTAGATTTTCGCTGGACAAGGTTAATCTGGCGATTTTGCAGAAATATGCGCGCTTTTCTAATGGTGGCTGATCTAAAATTCAAAGGCGGTGTCGGCAAGCGCGGGCTGATGTTCGTGCCCTACTACGGCCGGTCACGTGCGTTCATCGCAAACTATAGCTCGTGGCGGAAATACAGCAGGGAAGGCAAGATAGCCGAAGTGGCCTCATCGCTTTTGAGTCATGAGACGCTACACATTGCAATAAACAAGTTTTCGCTCAGTGCATCAGCAAACCTTGACAACCTCTTTGGTAGGTCGAACAGCTGGGAGCGCTATCATCATGGTCTTGGCGATCTGGACAGGGTTCA
Coding sequences within it:
- a CDS encoding CoA-binding protein is translated as MQERDAHSDSEIIKFYDLKNIAVVGMSKNEGKAAHYVPKYLIDHGYNVIPVNPTASEIQGRKSYPSVSSVPHKVDIVDIFRPSEDVPAVVEDALKKEGIKVIWMQEGIYSKEAERMAKEKGIEVVYNRCMLAEHERLFGD
- a CDS encoding redox-regulated ATPase YchF, producing MIKIGLIGKTNTGKTTFFNSATLLSAEISNYPFTTKQPAIGNAHAITLCVHKEFNVQDQPKNSRCIDGWRFIPVELVDLPGLIKGAWEGKGLGNQFLTIAAQSDVLLHIVDASGSIDASGKIAEPGSGDPIADVADIEEELVMWYLKLLEGNRDKISHAISTGTETVPAITEVFRGIGVREEHVKLALAQNNLTDVPFEDFGPQESKDFCWSLRDISKPTLIVANKVDLPTATENFNRLREEYKDVIVVPASADAELTLRRAESKGIIRYLPGDERFEINDQTKLNDKQKWALNFIRKDILGEYMRTGVQFAINVAVFKLLKMNAVYPVADAQKFSDKHGNVLPDVYLMRSGSTVEDLAREIHSELAKGILYALDARDGLRLPTNYQLKDRDVLSIVSARTKKK
- a CDS encoding winged helix-turn-helix domain-containing protein, producing the protein MKNRSRPDIMAIILEAANGGITKTKLLTRANLTSGQLRQYLDVLIEKKLITELADEDKRHVAYRTTEKGMRYLSIYSSLKSIAVFPQEEED
- a CDS encoding biotin--[acetyl-CoA-carboxylase] ligase, giving the protein MPQPEAFVSLLRSEPGYISGQALAKKAGISRSAVWKQIRMLRRYGYTIESRHGLGYRLAGQTDLPVPWELARVLRTSFIGKHVVYKETTDSTQNIAISLADRSDSHGTVVIAEQQKSGRGRQKRKWLSPKGGIWLSVVLKPGIPTAKITLLPFVAALAVCDAIKNATGLDARLKWPNDVMISGKKVAGILLDISAEADQINYAVIGIGINANVDSAAISARLDGTKITSISDELGHSTSRLDLTRSLLENLEHYYLEMEQQGVGTILQKWKKRSDMLGRKVAVVQNNNKIIQGMATDINDDGSLLLKTDVGDVNVVSGDIHVRY
- a CDS encoding glycerate kinase type-2 family protein, translating into MITNKRELTTFHSDRSSHLVLGALEAAVDSVMPAALVKHAVKFEKELSVRDINGKIIRLRNFDRVYIVGAGKATAGMAGALVPMLQDRMAGGAITVPYGIKAKIKGISITYASHPVPDRSGMEGTKKILNVLKKVQKNDLIFVLISGGGSALMPLPAPGVSLANKQKITNLLMRSGASIHEINAVRKHLSAVKGGQLLRHIDGACTVVSLILSDVVGDDLEVIASGPTCADRSTFADALKILKKYRIKDPDAALAHIADGAKGNIEETPKPQDPVFSHVHNMLIGNNTIACTSAISYLKKRKVQAVHLGSEFDGEARDFGTFLARLASDLSNSKPFAIVTGGETIVRLNKSKSGTGGRNQEAAMAYMMELRRQHDVAAAFMGTDGIDGNSDAAGALVSPKTITNAKKMNLKKYLDNHDSYHAFKRLRSLIFTGYTGTNVNDIAIVCKAP